In a single window of the Tellurirhabdus bombi genome:
- a CDS encoding hemin-degrading factor, with protein sequence MTTTTLDLKKQYEAFKAENPKVRIRDAAKQLGVSEAELVATGIGETATKLEGDFKELLKEVPTLGYVMALTRNESVVHERKGEYLNVSFNGHVGLVLGEDIDLRLFMMHWKHGFAVHENDRKSLQFFAGDGEAVHKIYLTDQSNVEAYDALVEKYKAADQASDLVIEPKAEAAEEDQADTDIDMAAFQQSWLELKDTHEFFGMLRKHKVSRLQAMRLAPEGHAVPTTMAAVKDVFEDASKSGLPIMIFVGSRGCIQIHTGEVRKLVPMGPWFNVLDPKFNMHLREDHVASAWVVKKPTVDGVVTSLELFDAEGNQIALIFGKRKPGVPEKEEWREVVAQKAVPVLE encoded by the coding sequence ATGACAACGACCACTCTGGATTTAAAAAAACAATACGAGGCTTTCAAAGCCGAAAACCCGAAAGTGCGCATCCGCGATGCCGCCAAACAATTGGGCGTCAGCGAAGCAGAACTGGTTGCTACCGGAATCGGTGAAACCGCCACAAAGCTGGAAGGGGATTTCAAAGAGCTGCTGAAAGAAGTGCCCACGTTAGGCTATGTGATGGCACTGACCCGCAACGAAAGCGTGGTGCACGAACGGAAAGGAGAATACCTGAACGTGTCATTCAACGGGCATGTTGGGCTAGTTCTGGGTGAAGATATTGACCTGCGTCTTTTCATGATGCACTGGAAACACGGGTTCGCCGTTCATGAAAACGACCGCAAGAGCTTGCAGTTCTTTGCGGGTGATGGCGAAGCGGTTCATAAGATTTACTTAACTGATCAGAGCAACGTTGAAGCCTACGACGCTCTGGTTGAGAAATACAAAGCCGCCGATCAGGCCAGTGACCTGGTTATTGAGCCAAAAGCTGAAGCCGCGGAAGAAGATCAAGCAGATACGGATATTGACATGGCTGCTTTCCAGCAATCCTGGCTGGAATTAAAAGACACGCACGAGTTTTTTGGTATGCTCCGCAAACACAAGGTTTCCCGGTTGCAGGCGATGCGTCTGGCTCCCGAAGGCCATGCCGTGCCAACCACGATGGCGGCCGTGAAAGACGTGTTTGAAGACGCATCGAAAAGCGGTCTGCCCATCATGATTTTCGTCGGTAGCCGGGGTTGCATCCAGATTCATACGGGCGAAGTGCGTAAACTGGTGCCCATGGGTCCTTGGTTCAACGTACTCGATCCAAAATTTAACATGCACTTGCGGGAAGACCACGTAGCTTCTGCCTGGGTCGTGAAGAAACCAACCGTGGATGGCGTAGTAACCAGCCTTGAATTGTTCGATGCGGAAGGAAATCAAATCGCGCTCATCTTCGGAAAACGTAAACCAGGCGTTCCGGAGAAAGAAGAGTGGCGTGAAGTGGTTGCTCAGAAAGCCGTACCCGTACTTGAATAA
- a CDS encoding heme ABC transporter ATP-binding protein, with product MLQANHITHTVGRKVLLDNVSIAVKPGELVAVVGANGAGKSTLLKTLSRDMVPTQGDVLLDEKPVRQFSNVELARRRAVLAQQNPLAFNFNVYELVMMGRYPHFDGRPRPEDMAVVEAVLEQTGISHLAERSVPTLSGGEQQRVHLAKVLAQLMTAEELVRPNEIIRTAKYLLLDEPTTGLDLYYQHSLLEVASKLTQRGYGVIAILHDLNLVMQYANKVLLLKGGKTLALGNPANVLTPETILKAFQLHVTIVHQPELNCPLIVHSRQNASIPVTPQTY from the coding sequence ATGCTACAAGCAAACCATATTACGCACACAGTTGGCCGGAAAGTGCTATTGGACAATGTCTCGATAGCCGTAAAACCGGGTGAGCTGGTGGCCGTTGTAGGCGCAAATGGCGCCGGAAAGTCGACTTTACTGAAAACGTTAAGTCGAGATATGGTGCCTACACAGGGAGATGTTCTGTTAGACGAGAAGCCCGTTCGTCAGTTTTCCAATGTTGAGTTAGCTCGTCGGCGGGCCGTATTGGCGCAGCAAAATCCGTTGGCGTTCAATTTCAATGTTTACGAGTTAGTAATGATGGGTCGCTATCCGCATTTTGATGGGCGACCCCGACCCGAAGACATGGCAGTGGTTGAGGCAGTGCTGGAACAAACGGGTATCAGTCACCTGGCCGAACGGTCGGTGCCTACGTTATCCGGCGGTGAGCAGCAACGGGTGCATCTGGCCAAAGTACTGGCCCAGCTCATGACCGCAGAGGAATTAGTGAGGCCGAATGAAATTATCAGAACGGCTAAATACCTGTTATTGGATGAACCAACAACAGGCCTTGATCTTTATTACCAGCATAGTTTATTGGAAGTAGCCAGCAAATTAACGCAGCGCGGTTACGGTGTTATTGCGATTTTACACGATCTAAATTTAGTGATGCAGTACGCCAATAAGGTATTGTTACTCAAAGGAGGCAAAACACTGGCTCTGGGCAATCCGGCTAATGTTTTAACGCCCGAGACCATCCTGAAAGCGTTTCAACTGCATGTTACCATTGTCCACCAGCCGGAGCTGAACTGTCCTTTGATTGTTCATAGCCGGCAAAACGCATCCATTCCCGTCACTCCTCAAACTTATTAA
- a CDS encoding FecCD family ABC transporter permease → MQTELQPTQAVPVPKRFAPKSPRVRGWWLNSLLGVVLVVVMVWAVGVGAVSIPIPNVLAILLKQIGLTVGTFEEQQETVLLVIRLPRILLGVLVGAVLGVSGAAMQGLFRNPLADPGLVGISSGASLFAVFMIVLQIKLFSELSALAGLYALSLAAFTGAVITTLIVYFLSRRQGRTVIATMLLVGIAINVLCEALRGLMVYMADEAQLRAISYWSLGSLGGASWEVLQVAAPFLLIPVLLMPRLSKPMNAFALGESQAGHLGVNAPALKRNVIILATMGVGVAVSVSGVIGFIGLVIPHVIRLIAGADHRNVIPGSALLGAVILTLSDLLARTIVAPSELPIGIITGLIGTPVFLYMLIKGTGEKMA, encoded by the coding sequence ATGCAAACAGAACTGCAACCTACCCAAGCCGTACCAGTCCCGAAGCGATTCGCCCCCAAAAGCCCGCGCGTGCGTGGTTGGTGGCTGAACAGCCTGTTGGGGGTTGTGCTCGTGGTGGTGATGGTTTGGGCGGTAGGGGTAGGAGCCGTTTCAATTCCGATACCGAACGTGCTGGCCATCTTGCTGAAGCAGATTGGTTTGACCGTGGGCACGTTTGAAGAGCAACAGGAAACGGTTTTGCTGGTAATTCGTTTACCACGTATTCTACTTGGTGTACTGGTGGGGGCGGTTTTGGGCGTATCGGGGGCGGCCATGCAGGGTTTATTCCGGAATCCATTGGCTGACCCTGGCCTGGTGGGTATTTCATCCGGGGCGTCGCTTTTTGCGGTCTTTATGATTGTTCTCCAGATAAAACTTTTCAGTGAACTATCCGCTTTGGCGGGCTTATACGCCCTATCGCTGGCGGCATTTACCGGAGCTGTTATCACCACTTTAATCGTCTATTTCCTGTCCAGACGCCAGGGCCGGACGGTGATCGCAACCATGTTGTTAGTTGGTATCGCCATTAATGTGCTTTGTGAGGCGTTGCGGGGTTTGATGGTGTATATGGCCGATGAAGCTCAATTGAGGGCCATTTCCTACTGGAGCCTGGGGAGTCTAGGCGGTGCCAGTTGGGAGGTCCTTCAGGTGGCCGCGCCCTTTCTGCTGATTCCGGTGCTTTTGATGCCACGACTTAGCAAACCAATGAATGCCTTTGCGCTGGGCGAGAGCCAGGCGGGGCACTTGGGGGTCAATGCACCCGCGCTGAAACGGAACGTGATTATTCTGGCGACGATGGGCGTCGGCGTGGCGGTTTCTGTATCGGGCGTTATTGGGTTTATTGGCCTTGTTATACCGCACGTAATTCGCCTGATTGCCGGGGCTGATCACCGGAATGTGATTCCGGGTTCTGCCTTGTTGGGGGCCGTTATCCTGACTTTATCTGATTTGCTGGCGCGGACCATTGTGGCGCCTTCCGAATTGCCAATCGGCATCATAACGGGTCTGATTGGAACGCCTGTATTTCTGTATATGCTGATAAAAGGCACAGGTGAAAAAATGGCCTGA
- a CDS encoding heme/hemin ABC transporter substrate-binding protein — protein MKAILRRVSYLIGGFLVLFSLDSHAQNTSQRIVSLNGTVTEILCELGLQNQIVGTDVTSTYPASMEKTPKVGHNRNIGAEAVLALRPTIVVGAKTKAGSGMDVKPELVQQFNSAGVKTVLFEQEYSVAGAKKMITEIAKTFGVSAKAATVIRKLDADLAKVKKPSKPQKVLFIYARGTGTMMVSGRNTPIEKVVQLAGGQNATNDFENFKALTPEALVTANPDVILLFTSGLESLGGMNGLLKVQGVAQTNAGRNRKVIEMDGQLLTGFSPRLGVALQELSKKLVN, from the coding sequence ATGAAAGCCATCTTACGTCGAGTTTCCTATCTGATTGGAGGTTTTTTAGTCCTCTTTAGTCTTGACAGCCACGCTCAGAATACCAGTCAACGCATTGTTTCTTTGAATGGAACAGTGACAGAAATTCTGTGTGAATTGGGGTTGCAGAACCAGATTGTGGGTACTGATGTGACGAGCACTTATCCGGCCTCAATGGAAAAAACGCCAAAAGTGGGCCATAACCGAAACATTGGAGCTGAAGCCGTGCTTGCACTTCGCCCGACGATTGTAGTTGGCGCCAAAACAAAGGCTGGTAGCGGTATGGATGTAAAACCAGAACTGGTTCAACAGTTTAATAGCGCGGGCGTGAAAACGGTGCTCTTTGAGCAGGAGTACAGCGTTGCCGGTGCCAAGAAAATGATTACGGAGATTGCCAAAACATTTGGCGTTTCAGCAAAAGCGGCGACCGTCATTCGGAAGTTAGATGCCGATCTGGCAAAAGTTAAAAAGCCTTCCAAGCCCCAAAAAGTGCTGTTTATCTATGCACGTGGCACCGGGACCATGATGGTTTCGGGTCGTAATACCCCCATCGAAAAAGTCGTTCAACTTGCAGGGGGGCAAAACGCAACCAATGATTTTGAAAACTTCAAAGCGCTTACGCCCGAAGCGCTGGTGACCGCAAACCCCGATGTTATCCTGTTATTTACCAGCGGCTTAGAAAGTCTGGGTGGCATGAATGGACTGCTAAAGGTGCAGGGTGTTGCGCAAACAAACGCGGGGCGTAATCGCAAAGTAATTGAAATGGACGGGCAACTGCTGACTGGTTTTAGTCCTCGATTGGGGGTAGCACTTCAGGAGCTTAGTAAAAAACTGGTGAATTAG
- a CDS encoding pyridoxal phosphate-dependent aminotransferase, whose translation MTSTFSRRDWLKSGLLASAGTLVLPSLSQQAEAASVSGPYGAVYLERHRELAYQAYLSEAPQIKARLSSNENPWGPSPKAKEALVKSVDSSFMYAGPVVGELRKQLAAEAGVPEDHILLGAGSSELLMGSLMLYGPKGKILMADPCYISNRDDRGDNSGIAFDKVPLTTEYQYDLPAMASRVDSKTSMVYVCNPNNPTGVILPADQLRSFCETVSPKTTVLVDEAYIDYAKDPKTESMVDCVRKGQNVLILRTMSKLHAFAGLRVGYAVAKPEILKELRKYCSGGFSISTPSAAAAIASIKDTEFQQMTLKNTLESKKYLYDFLKQSDYTWLPSSANFVLFPLRMKGQTFTKGMMEQGVSVRQWEFDQQHWCRVSIGTMDQMKAFTGAFQKVVS comes from the coding sequence ATGACATCTACATTCTCACGTCGTGATTGGCTAAAGTCAGGCTTGCTGGCTTCGGCAGGCACGTTAGTTCTTCCTTCCTTGAGTCAGCAAGCTGAAGCAGCCTCAGTATCTGGCCCTTACGGCGCAGTTTATTTGGAACGCCACCGCGAATTGGCTTATCAGGCCTATTTGTCAGAGGCTCCCCAAATCAAAGCGCGCCTTTCTTCAAACGAGAACCCCTGGGGACCTTCTCCAAAAGCAAAAGAAGCTTTGGTTAAATCAGTTGATTCATCTTTTATGTATGCAGGACCGGTGGTTGGCGAACTGCGCAAGCAACTGGCTGCTGAAGCTGGCGTTCCTGAAGATCATATCTTATTAGGTGCTGGTTCTTCCGAACTGTTAATGGGCAGTTTGATGCTTTACGGACCTAAAGGTAAAATCCTGATGGCTGACCCCTGCTACATCTCGAACCGGGATGACCGGGGCGATAACTCTGGAATCGCTTTCGACAAAGTTCCGCTAACCACAGAGTACCAGTACGACCTTCCGGCTATGGCTAGTCGGGTCGATTCGAAAACCAGCATGGTTTATGTTTGCAATCCCAATAACCCAACGGGCGTCATTCTACCAGCCGATCAGCTGCGATCTTTCTGCGAAACAGTGTCTCCCAAGACAACCGTTCTGGTGGATGAGGCTTACATTGACTACGCCAAAGACCCTAAAACGGAATCCATGGTAGACTGCGTTCGTAAAGGCCAGAACGTGCTTATTTTACGAACAATGTCTAAATTACACGCCTTTGCGGGACTGCGGGTTGGCTACGCCGTGGCAAAACCAGAAATCCTGAAAGAACTGCGTAAATACTGCTCGGGTGGTTTTTCCATCTCAACGCCTTCGGCAGCAGCGGCCATTGCCAGCATCAAGGATACCGAATTCCAACAAATGACTTTAAAAAATACGCTTGAATCGAAAAAATACTTGTACGACTTTTTGAAGCAATCAGACTATACCTGGCTGCCTTCTTCCGCTAATTTTGTTCTATTCCCACTCCGCATGAAGGGCCAGACTTTCACCAAGGGTATGATGGAGCAAGGGGTTAGCGTGCGCCAGTGGGAGTTTGATCAGCAGCATTGGTGCCGCGTCAGTATTGGTACTATGGACCAAATGAAAGCCTTCACGGGGGCCTTTCAGAAGGTAGTTAGCTAA
- a CDS encoding flavin monoamine oxidase family protein: protein MTRRNFIERSGLSYMAMMGLGLIPEAPAAPFAPEKTVVGKKVIILGGGLAGLCSAYELGKLGYDCTILEARSRVGGRVWTVRGGTTETEIGGQPQTCHFQDGHYYNAGAGRIPHTHAITLHYCRELGLKLEAFINVNESAYLYMEGTGQLANKVVRQREFHSDLRGFTAELLAKATNQGVLDQEMTKEDVEQLISFLEAEGDLSPNKLYKASERRGYKTPQGGGNKPGEFTEAYRLLDYIRSGMFHPSVSNIGEYTLYQQPPMLQPIGGMDQIPKAFEKALPGKIVYQAEIKEIRKTQPGIRIVYTDKKTGKPKEVTGDYCICTLPLPILRQLESDLSPRVQRAADFVLYINTGKIGLQFKRRFWEEDDHIYGGLSKTNMDINQIIYPSQDLLGKGGVLWGYYNFNDKAVKLGNLSPKERETLALEQGSKLHPQYKKEFQASFSLAWQKIPYNQGGWANWSSEARSRHYKALIEPDDDIYFAGEHVSYLTAWMAGALDSAREAVTSLHKRVSEQGGQTSRK from the coding sequence ATGACCAGACGTAACTTCATCGAACGCTCTGGATTGTCGTACATGGCCATGATGGGCCTTGGCCTCATTCCCGAAGCACCAGCGGCTCCTTTTGCACCCGAAAAAACGGTTGTCGGTAAAAAAGTTATCATTTTAGGTGGTGGGCTGGCTGGCCTGTGCTCGGCCTACGAATTAGGGAAATTAGGGTACGACTGCACCATTCTGGAAGCTCGTTCCCGCGTTGGCGGGCGGGTCTGGACCGTGCGGGGCGGAACAACCGAAACTGAGATTGGTGGCCAGCCACAAACCTGTCATTTTCAAGATGGCCATTATTACAATGCCGGAGCTGGCCGCATCCCCCACACGCACGCAATTACGCTGCACTATTGCCGCGAACTAGGTCTTAAACTTGAAGCTTTCATTAACGTCAACGAATCCGCGTACTTATACATGGAAGGTACCGGCCAGTTGGCCAATAAAGTGGTCCGGCAACGCGAATTCCACAGCGACTTACGGGGCTTCACCGCTGAGCTGTTGGCCAAAGCAACCAACCAGGGAGTACTCGATCAGGAAATGACGAAAGAGGACGTGGAACAACTCATTTCCTTTTTGGAAGCCGAAGGCGACCTTTCCCCCAACAAACTCTACAAGGCTAGCGAACGACGCGGTTACAAAACTCCTCAGGGCGGCGGCAACAAACCAGGCGAGTTCACCGAAGCCTACCGTCTATTGGATTACATTCGTTCGGGCATGTTCCACCCATCGGTTTCCAACATCGGAGAATATACGCTTTATCAGCAACCGCCTATGCTCCAACCTATTGGCGGGATGGATCAAATTCCCAAAGCATTCGAAAAGGCCCTTCCCGGCAAAATTGTTTACCAGGCGGAAATTAAGGAAATCCGTAAAACGCAGCCGGGTATACGAATCGTGTACACCGATAAAAAGACCGGTAAACCGAAAGAAGTTACGGGCGACTACTGCATATGCACCTTGCCGTTACCTATTTTACGGCAGCTTGAATCCGATTTGTCCCCCCGCGTTCAACGGGCGGCGGATTTTGTCCTTTATATTAACACGGGAAAAATAGGATTGCAGTTTAAACGCCGCTTCTGGGAAGAAGACGATCACATTTACGGCGGTCTGTCCAAGACGAATATGGATATCAACCAGATCATTTATCCATCTCAGGACCTACTGGGTAAGGGCGGGGTGTTGTGGGGATATTACAATTTTAACGACAAAGCCGTAAAGCTGGGCAACCTAAGCCCCAAAGAACGCGAGACCCTGGCACTTGAGCAAGGCAGCAAGCTGCACCCGCAGTACAAAAAAGAGTTTCAGGCATCGTTTTCACTGGCCTGGCAAAAGATTCCGTACAACCAGGGAGGCTGGGCAAACTGGTCCTCAGAGGCACGATCACGCCATTACAAAGCCTTGATTGAACCGGATGACGACATCTATTTTGCTGGCGAACACGTTAGCTACCTGACTGCCTGGATGGCGGGCGCGCTCGACTCGGCACGCGAGGCGGTTACCTCCCTGCACAAACGCGTTAGCGAGCAGGGCGGACAGACGAGCCGTAAATAG